Proteins encoded in a region of the Corallococcus caeni genome:
- a CDS encoding TspO/MBR family protein, translating into MQLSELGGSEGLEHNATLNRESMVALGAFGALTAGAVFIGARSTRDAIQQGWYKRLKKPPFQPPRQAFAPVWTALYGLIAVSGWRIWGSPAGERRSRALGLWFMQLGLNAAWSHLFFRKRLLKAAAVENWALLGSIVAYTAAASRVDRKAPWLMAPYLGWVSFANVLSTDIARRNA; encoded by the coding sequence ATGCAGCTCAGCGAGCTGGGAGGCTCCGAGGGTCTGGAACACAACGCCACGCTCAACCGCGAGTCGATGGTGGCGCTGGGCGCCTTCGGTGCCCTGACCGCGGGCGCGGTCTTCATCGGCGCGCGCAGCACCCGCGATGCCATCCAGCAGGGCTGGTACAAGCGCCTGAAGAAGCCGCCCTTCCAGCCGCCCCGCCAGGCCTTCGCGCCGGTGTGGACGGCGCTCTATGGCCTCATCGCCGTCTCCGGCTGGCGCATCTGGGGCTCACCGGCGGGGGAGCGGCGTTCGCGCGCGCTGGGCCTGTGGTTCATGCAGCTGGGGCTCAACGCCGCCTGGTCGCACCTGTTCTTCCGCAAGCGCCTGCTGAAGGCCGCGGCGGTGGAGAACTGGGCGCTGCTGGGCAGCATCGTGGCCTATACCGCCGCCGCCAGCCGCGTGGACCGCAAGGCCCCGTGGCTGATGGCGCCCTACCTGGGCTGGGTGTCCTTCGCCAACGTGCTGTCGACGGACATCGCCCGGCGCAATGCCTGA
- a CDS encoding ParA family protein encodes MEAPTYSSKQVAEMLGVTPKSIPSELRKDAYGPEDVWELRTTLNKFPPTAGLRRQLFLNFKGGTGKTSLSTSYAWRLAELGYAVLLIDLDSQGHATKCLGYEGEDFEKTLLDVLVRKTPLAQVVQKSTLPNLDFIPSNLSMSTVDLALMPMAGREFKLRNALKDVEAQYDFIVFDAPPSFGLLNLNALMAANDLFVPVLADFLSFHGLKLLFETVQSLEEDLNHVLDHVFIVVNSFNATFKLAKEALEALQTHYPEYLLPTIIRQCTKFAQASSEGRPVFVADPTSKGANDIQAMLDNVLPRLVAAHAAAVKAGTATKAG; translated from the coding sequence ATGGAAGCGCCGACGTACAGCTCGAAGCAGGTAGCCGAGATGCTCGGCGTGACTCCGAAGTCCATCCCCTCGGAGCTGCGCAAGGACGCCTACGGCCCGGAAGACGTGTGGGAGCTGCGCACGACGCTCAACAAGTTCCCGCCCACCGCGGGCCTCCGCCGCCAGCTCTTCCTCAACTTCAAGGGCGGCACCGGCAAGACGTCCCTGTCCACCTCCTACGCGTGGCGCCTGGCGGAGCTGGGCTACGCCGTCCTCCTCATCGACCTGGACAGCCAGGGCCACGCCACCAAGTGCCTGGGCTACGAGGGCGAGGACTTCGAGAAGACGCTGCTGGACGTGCTGGTGCGCAAGACGCCGCTCGCGCAGGTGGTGCAGAAGTCCACCCTGCCCAACCTGGACTTCATCCCGTCCAACCTGAGCATGTCCACGGTGGACCTGGCGCTGATGCCCATGGCGGGCCGTGAGTTCAAGCTGCGCAACGCGCTCAAGGACGTGGAGGCGCAGTACGACTTCATCGTCTTCGACGCGCCCCCGTCCTTCGGCCTGCTCAACCTGAACGCGCTGATGGCCGCGAACGACCTGTTCGTACCGGTGCTCGCGGACTTCCTGTCCTTCCACGGCCTCAAGCTGCTGTTCGAAACGGTGCAGAGCCTGGAGGAGGACCTGAACCACGTGCTGGACCACGTGTTCATCGTGGTGAACTCCTTCAACGCCACCTTCAAGCTGGCGAAGGAGGCGCTGGAGGCGCTCCAGACGCACTACCCCGAGTACCTGCTGCCCACCATCATCCGGCAGTGCACCAAGTTCGCGCAGGCCTCCAGCGAGGGCCGTCCGGTGTTCGTCGCGGACCCCACGTCCAAGGGGGCCAACGACATCCAGGCCATGCTGGACAACGTGCTGCCGCGCCTGGTGGCCGCGCACGCCGCGGCGGTGAAGGCCGGCACCGCGACGAAAGCCGGCTGA
- a CDS encoding ferritin-like domain-containing protein, with translation MSKDTIADVGANRTGIKTSPVDSKDVIAEARRAKPSSLGDARAIADVRKQYMREACDGLGSVPPPASLKGMAKTAMDMLKGGKPTVFIDKLGERLAFERSGVRLYEGALSKLEVFGSWEGGPSRELLTKIMDDELSHFALLVEAMEKLGADPTAMTPSADLTSVISMGVPAAISDARTNLRQCMEALLVAELTDNASWELLIDLARGLGHDSLADRFQLALDAEAEHLALVKGWLAAGVSTEARAPMDSATLPAQP, from the coding sequence ATGAGCAAGGACACCATCGCCGACGTGGGCGCCAACCGCACCGGCATCAAGACATCACCCGTGGACAGCAAGGACGTCATCGCGGAGGCGCGGCGCGCGAAGCCCAGCAGCCTGGGGGATGCGCGGGCCATCGCGGACGTGCGCAAGCAGTACATGCGCGAGGCCTGTGACGGTCTGGGCAGCGTGCCGCCGCCCGCGAGCCTCAAGGGCATGGCCAAGACGGCCATGGACATGCTCAAGGGCGGCAAGCCCACGGTGTTCATCGACAAGCTGGGGGAGCGGCTCGCCTTCGAGCGCTCCGGCGTCCGGCTCTACGAGGGCGCGCTCTCCAAGCTGGAGGTCTTCGGCAGCTGGGAGGGGGGCCCCTCGCGGGAGCTGCTCACGAAGATCATGGACGACGAGCTGAGCCACTTCGCCCTGCTGGTGGAGGCGATGGAGAAGCTGGGCGCGGACCCCACGGCGATGACGCCGTCCGCGGACCTCACCTCGGTCATCTCCATGGGCGTGCCGGCGGCCATCTCCGACGCGCGCACCAACCTGCGCCAGTGCATGGAGGCGCTGCTGGTGGCGGAGCTCACGGACAACGCGAGCTGGGAGCTGCTCATCGACCTGGCGCGCGGCCTGGGCCATGACTCGCTGGCGGACCGCTTCCAGCTGGCGCTGGACGCGGAGGCCGAGCACCTGGCCCTGGTGAAGGGCTGGCTCGCGGCGGGCGTGTCCACGGAGGCGCGCGCCCCCATGGACTCCGCGACCCTCCCCGCGCAGCCCTGA
- a CDS encoding PAS domain-containing sensor histidine kinase, producing the protein MAGGAARELEAILDAAVDPFIACDADERILHVNAATERLLGWDREQLLGRPVTDLFPPRLHRFHGLSLPRYLLSRRKVLGGRPTRVFARRRDGVELQVELTAGATGVDSQERIVLTMRRLHEVIDSLEEPVEHVPGTPDRTAHHEETVDRLYRLVVENAPLGIFHFDRAPIVTACNDRFAHLIGTSKRNLVGLNLFTLSDERIIACVRESLAGHNCDYEGDYRALTTSKVTPVRVRFAPCYAEDGTVEGGVGIVEDITDRRRVEAEREENLAQLDLLFRGAPVGIGFLDANLRYVRVNETLARINGIPAEAHTGHTLPELLGEPGALAERGPRQVLRTGEPMVNREAISDEDLRVPGPRRYFLGSYYPVRTPDGRVLGVGVLVEDITERKRAEEERAHLYREAQEAIRVRDDFLSIASHELKTPLTPLSLRLATLERRLERGENLDPSVLRHARHQLTRLTGLINDLLDASRIEAGRLALHPEATRFDLLVEHTLASMEGQKGNHAFEFETPPEPISVQGDAYRLEQVVSNLLENALKYSPDGGTIRVRLSLSEDVAVLSVTDPGIGIPEDQQQQLFDRYFRARNASTRSYGGLGLGLYISRDIVERHGGRIWVESEAGRGSTFYVALPTLSAARPALPLAWPDRQLH; encoded by the coding sequence ATGGCCGGAGGAGCCGCACGGGAGCTGGAAGCCATCTTGGACGCCGCCGTGGACCCGTTCATCGCGTGCGACGCCGACGAGCGCATCCTGCACGTCAACGCGGCGACGGAGCGGCTGCTGGGCTGGGACCGGGAGCAGCTCCTGGGCAGGCCCGTCACCGACCTCTTCCCGCCCCGCCTGCACCGCTTCCACGGCCTCTCCCTGCCGCGCTACCTGCTGTCGCGCCGCAAGGTGCTGGGGGGGCGGCCCACGCGCGTCTTCGCCCGGCGGCGCGACGGGGTGGAGCTGCAGGTGGAGCTGACGGCGGGCGCCACCGGCGTGGACTCGCAGGAGCGCATCGTCCTCACGATGCGCCGGCTGCACGAGGTCATCGACTCGCTGGAGGAGCCGGTGGAGCACGTCCCCGGCACCCCCGACCGGACCGCGCACCACGAGGAGACGGTGGACCGGCTCTACCGGCTGGTCGTGGAGAACGCCCCCCTGGGCATCTTCCACTTCGACCGCGCGCCCATCGTCACCGCGTGCAACGACCGCTTCGCGCACCTCATCGGCACGTCGAAGCGCAACCTGGTGGGCCTGAACCTCTTCACGCTGAGCGACGAGCGCATCATCGCCTGCGTGCGCGAGTCACTGGCCGGCCACAACTGTGACTACGAAGGCGACTACCGCGCGCTCACCACCAGCAAGGTGACGCCCGTGCGCGTGCGCTTCGCCCCCTGCTACGCCGAGGACGGCACCGTGGAGGGCGGCGTCGGCATCGTGGAGGACATCACCGACCGCCGCCGCGTGGAGGCCGAGCGCGAGGAGAACCTGGCCCAGCTGGACCTGCTCTTCCGCGGCGCGCCCGTGGGCATCGGCTTCCTGGACGCGAACCTGCGCTACGTGCGCGTCAACGAGACGCTCGCGCGCATCAACGGCATCCCGGCGGAGGCCCACACGGGCCACACGTTGCCGGAGCTGCTCGGGGAGCCGGGCGCCCTGGCCGAGCGGGGGCCCCGGCAGGTGCTGCGCACCGGTGAGCCCATGGTGAACAGGGAGGCCATCTCCGACGAGGACCTGCGCGTCCCCGGCCCCCGGCGTTACTTCCTGGGAAGCTACTACCCGGTGCGCACGCCGGATGGCCGCGTGCTGGGCGTGGGCGTCCTCGTGGAGGACATCACCGAGCGCAAGCGCGCGGAGGAGGAGCGCGCGCACCTGTACCGCGAGGCCCAGGAGGCCATCCGCGTGCGCGACGACTTCCTGTCCATCGCCTCGCACGAGCTGAAGACGCCGCTCACGCCCCTCAGCCTGCGCCTGGCCACGCTGGAGCGCCGCCTGGAGCGCGGCGAGAACCTGGACCCCAGCGTGCTGCGCCACGCGCGCCACCAGCTCACGCGCCTCACCGGCCTCATCAACGACCTGCTGGACGCCTCGCGCATCGAGGCCGGCCGGCTGGCCCTGCACCCGGAGGCCACCCGCTTCGACCTGCTCGTGGAGCACACGCTCGCCAGCATGGAGGGCCAGAAGGGCAACCACGCCTTCGAGTTCGAGACGCCCCCGGAGCCCATCTCCGTCCAGGGCGACGCGTACCGGCTGGAGCAGGTGGTCTCCAACCTGCTGGAGAACGCGCTCAAGTACAGCCCGGACGGCGGCACCATCCGCGTGCGGCTGTCCCTGAGCGAGGACGTCGCGGTGCTGTCCGTGACGGACCCGGGCATCGGCATCCCGGAGGACCAGCAGCAGCAGCTCTTCGACCGCTACTTCCGCGCGCGCAACGCCTCCACCCGCTCCTACGGCGGGCTGGGCCTGGGCCTCTACATCAGCCGCGACATCGTGGAGCGCCACGGCGGCCGCATCTGGGTGGAGAGTGAAGCGGGCCGGGGGTCCACCTTCTACGTCGCGCTGCCGACACTCTCCGCCGCGCGGCCCGCCCTCCCGCTCGCCTGGCCGGATCGCCAGCTCCACTGA
- a CDS encoding HEAT repeat domain-containing protein translates to MSDERPDALLKSALEKIVYFEARAQQLHGELASARDELSHLREDLAEGHQRELDLRREVAELEVKSGRAQAEREELTRVNHALRLERDQLMAKLLDASRIHSSGQARPVVDDDADELGFDLASFISQLRSEVILRGDVPAVRTPYSGPAVPLKSHEPIVPWTERPAAPIPPRAHAVSSGAADSGLSPVAREAQRLQSEGRLRVSPEQMAELSGHAGSTTDETLFGFSVRELSAADAAARVRAAERLKALAHPAAAPALAAALHAETDATAQVALVQAFAGLCREEGASVVSPLLSSPVPEVRIAALKALLVLAPKDAAPHLAQAMKDSDRSVRRRASLLALGLEGETARRLGEDAIHDTDPEVRALAALALGAGRGENARTLLLSALDDGEARVRKAAAQSLSRILGHDVSAVVALDDAHRRREIRRLATLPVKPVRATLDVKPVEPVRVAPVEVAQGAQPVMQTVAQGAQPVAVQGAQPVFAQAPQVAAHDVQPQQVNAPVVAQQPIPSIPAHAVPMSLAAEAANTSQWTAAPALAVATVGAARSAPAMMHGAASAPARVANGGPVSFASGPSAPPSRPVASVPPAAPVQRSAPVPPAAPAQPAARRTPVQAALVAMGAPPPARAPAPAAPPPVPPKRGPSPVEALCGAMLQEVRVAVRGRSLAELTSGLSAPAELAQEAVALLVARGAIVRRGHKYFAA, encoded by the coding sequence GTGAGTGACGAGCGTCCGGACGCGCTGCTCAAGAGCGCACTCGAAAAGATCGTCTACTTCGAGGCCCGTGCGCAGCAGTTGCATGGCGAGCTGGCGTCCGCGCGCGACGAGCTTTCGCACCTCAGGGAGGACCTGGCGGAGGGGCACCAGCGTGAGCTGGACCTGCGCCGGGAGGTGGCCGAGCTGGAGGTGAAGAGCGGCCGTGCGCAGGCGGAGCGCGAGGAGCTGACGCGGGTCAACCACGCGCTGCGGCTGGAGCGGGACCAGCTGATGGCGAAGCTGCTGGACGCGAGCCGGATCCACTCCTCCGGGCAGGCGCGCCCGGTGGTGGACGACGATGCCGACGAGTTGGGGTTCGACCTGGCGTCGTTCATCTCGCAGCTGCGCAGCGAGGTGATCCTCCGCGGGGACGTGCCGGCGGTGCGCACGCCGTACAGCGGGCCCGCGGTGCCGCTGAAGTCCCACGAGCCGATCGTCCCGTGGACGGAGCGCCCCGCGGCGCCCATTCCTCCGCGAGCGCATGCGGTGTCCTCGGGCGCGGCGGATTCAGGGCTGTCGCCGGTGGCGCGCGAGGCGCAGCGGCTGCAGAGCGAGGGCCGCCTGCGGGTGAGCCCGGAGCAGATGGCGGAGCTGTCCGGGCACGCGGGCAGCACCACGGACGAGACGCTGTTCGGGTTCTCCGTGCGGGAGCTGTCGGCGGCGGACGCGGCGGCGCGGGTTCGTGCGGCGGAGCGGCTGAAGGCGCTGGCGCATCCGGCGGCGGCGCCCGCGCTGGCGGCGGCGCTGCATGCGGAGACGGACGCGACGGCGCAGGTGGCGCTGGTGCAGGCGTTCGCGGGGCTGTGCCGGGAGGAGGGCGCGTCGGTGGTGTCGCCGCTCCTGTCGTCGCCGGTGCCGGAGGTGCGCATCGCGGCGTTGAAGGCGCTGCTGGTGCTGGCGCCGAAGGACGCGGCGCCGCACCTGGCGCAGGCGATGAAGGACTCGGACCGGTCGGTGCGCCGGCGCGCGTCGCTGCTCGCCCTGGGGTTGGAGGGGGAGACGGCGCGGCGGCTGGGCGAGGACGCGATTCACGACACGGATCCGGAGGTCCGCGCGCTGGCGGCGCTGGCGCTGGGCGCGGGCCGGGGTGAGAACGCGCGGACGCTGCTCTTGAGCGCGCTGGATGACGGCGAGGCGCGCGTGCGCAAGGCGGCGGCGCAGAGCCTGTCGCGCATCCTGGGGCACGACGTGTCCGCGGTGGTCGCGCTGGATGATGCCCACCGGCGCCGGGAGATCCGCCGGCTGGCGACGCTGCCCGTGAAGCCCGTGCGCGCGACGCTGGACGTGAAGCCCGTGGAGCCCGTGCGCGTGGCCCCTGTGGAGGTGGCGCAGGGCGCGCAGCCGGTGATGCAGACCGTGGCGCAGGGTGCTCAGCCCGTGGCGGTGCAGGGCGCGCAGCCGGTGTTCGCGCAGGCGCCTCAGGTGGCCGCTCACGACGTGCAGCCGCAGCAGGTGAATGCTCCGGTCGTGGCGCAGCAGCCCATCCCTTCGATTCCCGCGCACGCCGTGCCGATGTCGCTCGCGGCCGAGGCCGCCAACACCTCTCAGTGGACCGCCGCCCCCGCGCTCGCGGTCGCCACCGTGGGCGCGGCCCGCTCCGCACCGGCGATGATGCACGGCGCGGCTTCCGCTCCCGCCCGGGTCGCGAACGGTGGGCCCGTGTCGTTCGCTTCGGGCCCTTCCGCGCCGCCGTCGCGCCCCGTGGCCTCCGTTCCTCCTGCCGCGCCCGTGCAGCGCTCCGCGCCTGTGCCGCCCGCCGCGCCCGCGCAGCCCGCCGCGAGACGGACGCCCGTGCAGGCCGCGCTGGTTGCCATGGGCGCGCCTCCTCCCGCCCGGGCTCCCGCGCCCGCTGCGCCGCCGCCTGTTCCTCCCAAGCGCGGCCCGTCTCCCGTGGAAGCGCTGTGTGGGGCGATGTTGCAGGAGGTGCGGGTCGCCGTCCGGGGACGCTCGCTCGCCGAGCTGACGTCCGGGCTGTCCGCTCCGGCGGAGCTGGCCCAGGAGGCTGTTGCCCTGCTGGTGGCCCGAGGGGCCATCGTGCGAAGGGGGCACAAATACTTCGCCGCTTGA
- a CDS encoding CHASE2 domain-containing protein, with protein sequence MAGETWKIIQERWRHHRLPMLGVALVATLIAGAAQWSGRLEGTEHIAYDEALIRYTGDRKASGQVVVVAIDQQSIDAISQDAQLQVNFGNWPYTRTLWARVAQELKAAGARAVLFDAVMDERASDESADLGFAQVLRETGLPFYVGMVSSGSAKPLARADFQSPVPLATPESAPQPPSDTFPDEFEDAPAPATPVLEAGALARALAFPASRTDGKPLQSLQGTSRVPRYPVPPTPALVGAVSGFGLVDTEADGDGSMRRTHFAFTDGTNTYVTLPVRMMADLLGAKEVTLSGRTLRMGERTWHVDADGSAALDYGGPLETRFQQVPLIAVLDDWIRRGHGKPPGLDPALFRGKVVVIGGTAVGVNDIKATPFSSTQPGLVKQATVVDTLLSGAFITDAPAGVDLGLTFLVALVSAVLLMTARWTPLEVVWPVALVAGLFVLTGLLLKTSHTHVRMAMPALAGVGASMAALAFNHLVANRETQFIRQAFHRFMEPKLVEQMIRSRQLPRLDGENKEITAFFSDIRGFSTFSERFKEDPRQLVRILNTYLTTVSGALLREGGCLDKYIGDAVVCLFGAPMAQEDHAVRACRGALAAKAAVEALRQDFRAKGFPDVYTRIGVNSAVNFVGNFGSDQLFSYTAIGDGMNLAARLEGANKAYGSVIMIGPRTYELAREHIEVRELDRVRVAGKTEAVTVYELLALKGQLDASTRHTVARYHEALGLYREARFAEAAAVLEAEAARSPEDGPTGKLLERCREYLESPPENFDGVANLEK encoded by the coding sequence GTGGCGGGTGAGACGTGGAAGATCATCCAGGAGCGCTGGCGCCATCACCGGCTCCCGATGCTGGGCGTCGCGCTGGTGGCCACGCTCATCGCGGGGGCGGCCCAGTGGAGCGGCCGCCTCGAAGGCACGGAGCACATCGCCTACGACGAGGCGCTGATCCGCTACACCGGCGACCGGAAGGCGTCCGGGCAGGTGGTGGTGGTGGCCATCGACCAGCAGTCCATCGACGCCATCAGCCAGGACGCGCAGCTCCAGGTCAACTTCGGCAACTGGCCGTACACGCGCACGCTGTGGGCGCGCGTCGCGCAGGAGCTGAAGGCCGCGGGGGCCAGGGCCGTGCTGTTCGACGCGGTGATGGACGAGCGGGCGTCCGACGAGTCCGCCGACCTGGGCTTCGCGCAGGTGCTGCGTGAGACGGGGCTGCCCTTCTACGTGGGCATGGTGAGCAGCGGCTCCGCGAAGCCCCTGGCCCGCGCGGACTTCCAGTCCCCCGTGCCGCTGGCCACGCCCGAGTCCGCCCCCCAGCCCCCGTCAGACACCTTCCCCGACGAGTTCGAGGACGCCCCGGCCCCGGCCACCCCCGTGCTGGAGGCGGGAGCCCTGGCGCGGGCGCTGGCCTTTCCCGCGAGCCGGACGGATGGGAAGCCGCTGCAGAGCCTCCAGGGAACGTCCCGGGTTCCCCGCTACCCCGTGCCTCCCACGCCCGCGCTGGTGGGCGCGGTGAGCGGGTTCGGGCTGGTGGACACGGAGGCGGACGGGGACGGCTCCATGCGCCGCACGCACTTCGCGTTCACGGACGGGACCAACACCTACGTGACGCTGCCGGTGCGCATGATGGCGGACCTGCTGGGCGCGAAGGAGGTCACGCTCTCCGGCCGTACCCTGCGCATGGGCGAGCGCACGTGGCACGTGGACGCGGATGGCAGCGCGGCCCTGGACTACGGCGGTCCGCTGGAGACGCGCTTCCAGCAGGTGCCCCTCATCGCCGTGCTGGACGACTGGATCCGCCGCGGCCACGGCAAGCCCCCGGGCCTGGACCCGGCCCTGTTCCGGGGGAAGGTCGTCGTCATCGGCGGCACGGCGGTGGGCGTCAACGACATCAAGGCCACGCCCTTCTCCTCCACGCAGCCGGGCCTGGTGAAGCAGGCCACGGTGGTGGACACGCTGCTGTCGGGCGCGTTCATCACCGACGCCCCGGCGGGCGTGGACCTGGGCCTGACGTTCCTGGTGGCGCTGGTGTCCGCGGTGCTGTTGATGACGGCGCGCTGGACGCCGCTGGAGGTGGTCTGGCCGGTGGCGCTGGTGGCGGGGCTGTTCGTGCTCACGGGCCTGTTGCTCAAGACGTCGCACACGCACGTGCGGATGGCGATGCCGGCGCTGGCGGGCGTGGGCGCGAGCATGGCGGCGCTGGCGTTCAACCACCTGGTGGCCAACCGCGAGACGCAGTTCATCCGGCAGGCGTTCCACCGCTTCATGGAGCCGAAGCTGGTGGAGCAGATGATCCGCTCACGCCAGCTGCCGCGCCTGGATGGGGAGAACAAGGAGATCACCGCGTTCTTCAGCGACATCCGCGGCTTCTCCACCTTCAGCGAGCGCTTCAAGGAGGACCCGCGCCAGCTGGTGCGCATCCTCAACACATACCTCACGACGGTGAGCGGGGCGCTGCTGCGCGAGGGCGGGTGCCTGGACAAGTACATCGGCGACGCGGTGGTGTGCCTCTTCGGCGCGCCCATGGCCCAGGAGGACCACGCCGTGCGCGCGTGCCGGGGAGCGCTGGCGGCGAAGGCGGCGGTGGAGGCGCTGCGCCAGGACTTCCGCGCGAAGGGGTTCCCGGACGTGTACACGCGCATCGGCGTGAACAGCGCGGTGAACTTCGTGGGCAACTTCGGCAGCGACCAGCTCTTCAGCTACACAGCCATTGGCGACGGCATGAACCTGGCCGCGCGCCTGGAGGGCGCGAACAAGGCCTACGGGTCGGTCATCATGATTGGCCCGCGCACGTATGAGCTGGCGCGCGAGCACATCGAGGTGCGCGAGCTGGACCGGGTGCGGGTGGCGGGCAAGACGGAGGCCGTCACGGTGTACGAGCTGCTGGCGCTCAAGGGGCAGCTGGACGCGTCCACGCGGCACACGGTGGCGCGCTACCACGAGGCCCTGGGGCTGTACCGCGAGGCGCGCTTCGCGGAGGCCGCGGCGGTGCTGGAGGCGGAGGCCGCTCGGTCGCCGGAGGACGGGCCCACGGGGAAGCTGCTGGAGCGCTGCCGCGAGTACCTGGAGTCACCCCCGGAGAATTTCGATGGCGTCGCGAATCTGGAGAAGTGA
- a CDS encoding SH3 domain-containing protein, with protein MKRWTWGILLLALGVPVTAAWAVKKDEKLYVKARNTRVLKSAVPTADVVAVLQPGQQVTWKGADPKNAQWHQVTEPGGKPGYVFQTNLSTKPPNMELVAKDGQTRSIDPATFVSSGAAVKALSPGAEKYGNEKGGDYKVAVAQIKTLEGLALKVTPVEIDKHVRQAGLFPVVAPNTKLGPQAKKGGK; from the coding sequence ATGAAACGATGGACCTGGGGCATCCTGCTGCTGGCGTTGGGCGTGCCGGTGACGGCCGCGTGGGCGGTGAAGAAGGACGAGAAGCTCTACGTGAAGGCGCGCAACACGCGCGTGCTCAAGAGCGCGGTGCCCACGGCGGACGTGGTGGCGGTGCTCCAGCCCGGGCAGCAGGTGACGTGGAAGGGCGCGGATCCGAAGAACGCGCAGTGGCACCAGGTGACGGAGCCCGGCGGCAAGCCCGGCTACGTGTTCCAGACGAACCTGTCCACGAAGCCGCCCAACATGGAGCTGGTGGCCAAGGACGGCCAGACGCGCTCCATCGACCCGGCGACCTTCGTGTCCAGCGGCGCGGCGGTGAAGGCGCTGAGCCCGGGCGCGGAGAAGTACGGCAACGAGAAGGGCGGCGACTACAAGGTCGCGGTGGCTCAAATCAAGACGCTGGAGGGCCTGGCCCTCAAGGTCACCCCCGTGGAGATCGACAAGCACGTGCGGCAGGCCGGGCTGTTCCCGGTGGTGGCGCCCAACACGAAGCTGGGTCCCCAGGCGAAGAAGGGGGGCAAGTGA
- a CDS encoding M48 family metalloprotease: protein MRSRMGVLAAAGLGLCLTSCTQVTKTLKAANLGGDVDRVVAATEKVQSCDKLKVAPAIQEEYALGSALAIHWAQQGGGLMLTGTAEQGLNTYVNTVGRNLAMQSPRPELRWTFGVLKDERHFNALSAPAGYVFVTRGLLQGVDNEAQLAGVLAHEIAHVVLKHALNQYVSVKVSTCKGAAVAGAVVSTVASKVVGASRLDGRLDLDSDTELMGKMVEGTVEAFGKGNRRDEELAADALAVELMLSAGYDPGEYSRLLGQTSGGGGLMENHPSKEDRQKQISELVQARKEATDPLARLDVASLQRPALPAAFAIVGPGKKPTGVAKDAK from the coding sequence ATGCGCTCGCGCATGGGAGTCCTGGCGGCGGCGGGCCTGGGGCTGTGCCTCACGTCCTGTACCCAGGTGACGAAGACCCTGAAGGCCGCGAACCTGGGCGGTGACGTGGACCGGGTGGTGGCCGCGACGGAGAAGGTGCAGTCCTGCGACAAGCTGAAGGTGGCGCCGGCCATCCAGGAGGAGTACGCGCTGGGCAGCGCGCTGGCCATCCACTGGGCGCAGCAGGGCGGCGGGCTGATGCTGACGGGCACCGCGGAGCAGGGGCTGAACACCTACGTCAACACGGTGGGCCGCAACCTGGCGATGCAGTCCCCCCGGCCGGAGCTGCGCTGGACGTTCGGCGTGCTCAAGGACGAGCGGCACTTCAACGCCCTGTCCGCGCCCGCCGGCTACGTGTTCGTCACGCGCGGGCTGCTCCAGGGCGTGGACAACGAGGCGCAGCTCGCGGGCGTGCTGGCGCATGAGATTGCCCACGTCGTGCTCAAGCACGCGCTGAACCAGTACGTCTCCGTGAAGGTGAGCACCTGCAAGGGCGCCGCGGTGGCGGGCGCCGTGGTGTCGACGGTCGCCTCGAAGGTGGTGGGCGCGAGCCGGCTGGACGGCCGCCTGGACCTGGACTCGGACACGGAGCTGATGGGGAAGATGGTCGAAGGGACCGTGGAGGCCTTCGGCAAGGGCAACCGCAGGGACGAGGAGCTGGCGGCGGACGCGCTCGCGGTGGAGCTGATGCTGTCCGCGGGCTACGACCCGGGGGAGTACTCGCGGCTGCTGGGCCAGACGTCCGGCGGCGGCGGGCTCATGGAGAACCACCCGAGCAAGGAGGACCGCCAGAAGCAGATCTCCGAGCTCGTCCAGGCGCGGAAGGAGGCGACGGATCCGCTCGCGCGGCTGGACGTGGCGTCGCTCCAGCGCCCTGCCCTGCCCGCGGCCTTCGCCATCGTGGGGCCCGGGAAGAAGCCCACGGGCGTGGCGAAGGACGCGAAGTAG